In one Nostoc sp. KVJ3 genomic region, the following are encoded:
- a CDS encoding TauD/TfdA family dioxygenase has translation MEISEYAKLSLNSLRGVRRQGVNVSPAELIKIAPLVTKNSLPLLIKPTVDGVNLVAWVASNRELITNYLFKHGGILFRNFQVKNYLEFEQFIKSVTGELLEYRDRSSPRSPIQGNIYTSTDYPANSSIFLHSELSYAKTWPLKIFFFCIQPAQQGGETPIADTRKLLQRIDGRICDRFSQKGVMYVRNFGDGFGLPWQTVFQTTNPAEVEAFCRSNGIESEWKEGNRLRTRQVRQAVATHPQTNELVWFNHAAFFHVSTLEASIREPLLAEFTESDLPHNTYYGDGSAIEPAVLDEIRSAYQQEMIIFPWQAGDILMLDNMLTAHGRMPFLGARKVVVGMAEEFSN, from the coding sequence ATGGAAATTTCAGAATACGCAAAACTCAGTCTGAACTCATTAAGAGGGGTTAGACGGCAAGGTGTCAATGTTTCGCCAGCCGAATTGATTAAAATAGCACCTTTAGTAACGAAAAATTCTCTTCCTTTGCTTATTAAACCCACTGTAGATGGAGTGAATTTAGTTGCTTGGGTGGCGAGTAATCGGGAGTTGATTACAAATTATCTATTTAAGCATGGGGGAATCTTGTTTCGGAATTTTCAGGTGAAGAACTATCTGGAGTTTGAGCAGTTTATCAAAAGCGTGACTGGAGAGTTGCTGGAATATCGCGATCGCTCTTCACCACGCAGCCCAATCCAAGGTAATATTTATACTTCAACTGATTATCCTGCCAACTCCAGTATTTTTCTGCACAGCGAGCTTTCTTACGCCAAAACCTGGCCTTTAAAGATTTTCTTTTTTTGCATCCAACCTGCACAACAAGGAGGAGAAACACCAATTGCAGATACTCGCAAATTGTTGCAACGGATTGATGGTAGGATTTGCGATCGCTTCAGTCAAAAAGGAGTCATGTACGTTCGTAACTTTGGCGACGGCTTTGGCTTACCTTGGCAAACAGTTTTTCAAACAACCAATCCAGCTGAGGTAGAAGCATTTTGTCGTAGCAATGGCATTGAGTCCGAGTGGAAAGAGGGTAATCGCTTGAGAACCCGTCAAGTTCGTCAGGCGGTTGCTACACACCCACAAACAAATGAATTAGTGTGGTTTAATCACGCTGCCTTCTTTCATGTCTCAACTTTGGAAGCAAGCATCCGTGAGCCATTATTAGCAGAGTTCACAGAATCAGATTTGCCTCACAATACTTATTATGGTGATGGTTCAGCAATTGAACCTGCTGTGCTAGATGAAATTCGCTCTGCTTACCAACAAGAAATGATTATTTTTCCGTGGCAAGCTGGAGATATTTTAATGCTCGATAATATGCTCACAGCACATGGAAGAATGCCATTTTTAGGTGCGCGAAAGGTCGTAGTAGGAATGGCTGAAGAATTTAGTAATTAG
- a CDS encoding condensation domain-containing protein: protein MAIQIKDFKEIDRNLTVVDLLHQRSLTQPDTIAFTFLEDGETQQSTLTYQQLHRRSWAIASQLQALNLNGERALLLYPPGLDYLTAFFGCLYAGVVAVPAYPPRNQRKTPRISAITTDAQPSIALTTTAMLPTLQSILAQQTNLERLKWLTTDDIAPGLEDGWQQPKINPDTLAFLQYTSGSTGTPKGVMLSHGNLLHNAAMTYQIMEHSPSSKFVSWLPVYHDMGLIGGILQPLYGGFPCILMSPTAFLQRPYRWLQAISHYKGTTSGSPNFAYELCIQKITPEQKQTLDLSSWSVAFNGAEPIRQDTLERFADAFAECGFRPEAFYPCYGMAEATLMISGGIKKVSPPCKTVVKSALSRNQVVEANTESEDIQSFVGCGQTLPQQQIAIAHPDTLTRCQPDEVGEIWVSGPSVGQGYWHRQEETEQIFHAYLQDTASGPFLRTGDLGFLHNGELFITGRAKDLIIIRGRNLYPQDIELTTERSHSSLRLGSCAAFAVEVAHEERLVVVQELEFRAKPNFEEVTATIRQAIAEVYDVQVYAVVLIKPGSIPKTSSGKIQRRATKANFLANKLEVISQSILDSADDLENETNLSREAIMATAPDARLPLLISYLQKQIAQILKVAVSQVKPEQSLNTLGLDSLIVFDLKNRIQVDFGVTISIEDFFQDVSVLLLAMQILPQLTTTKPSEPPLQPIPRNQELPLCLSQERLWFLNQLEPHNPFYNVPIAVCLTGKLHRAILEQSLNEVVQRHEALRTSFSDVKGRPVQVITPNVKLTLPVWELPEATVDEALHVATELAQKPFDLSQPPLLRVQLLYLKPEEHILLLTMHHIIADGWSIGILIQELAEVYQAISHSLPLTLPELPIQYADFADWQRKWLQGGILHAQLDYWKQQLSGNLSVLQLTTDRPRPTIQTFTGKKQFLAFPKALSEAVKELNQREGVTQFMTLIAVFKTLLYCYTNQQEILVGSPVAGRTRAETQGLIGFFINTLVLRTNLSGNPSFRTLLARVREVALGAYAHQELPFEKLVEELQPERDLSHNPLFQVMFILQNAPIPSIELPELTLHPLEVDSGTSKFDLKFSIWESIEGFKGSLEYKTELFDAITITRMIKDFEILLCNIIEQPDIRLNELAEILIISDKEQQQIKEQELECTSLEKLKMTKRKSISIA, encoded by the coding sequence ATGGCTATACAAATCAAGGACTTTAAAGAAATTGATCGTAACTTGACGGTTGTTGATCTTCTGCATCAAAGAAGCTTGACGCAGCCAGATACAATTGCTTTCACCTTCCTTGAAGATGGAGAAACTCAACAATCAACACTGACTTATCAACAACTCCATCGGCGCTCTTGGGCGATCGCATCTCAACTACAAGCTTTAAACTTAAATGGGGAACGAGCCTTATTACTCTATCCACCTGGACTAGATTACTTAACTGCTTTTTTTGGTTGTCTGTACGCTGGAGTGGTTGCAGTTCCGGCTTATCCACCTCGCAATCAACGCAAAACACCCAGGATAAGCGCAATTACGACAGATGCACAACCTAGCATTGCTCTGACTACAACAGCGATGCTGCCGACATTGCAATCCATATTGGCACAACAAACAAACCTAGAAAGACTTAAGTGGTTGACTACAGACGATATAGCACCAGGTCTAGAAGATGGTTGGCAACAACCTAAAATCAATCCAGATACCTTAGCTTTTCTGCAATATACATCAGGTTCTACAGGAACACCAAAGGGAGTCATGCTCAGTCACGGCAATTTGCTCCACAACGCCGCCATGACTTACCAAATTATGGAACATTCTCCTAGTAGTAAATTTGTTTCCTGGCTACCTGTTTATCATGATATGGGGTTGATTGGTGGCATTTTACAACCTTTGTATGGGGGATTTCCTTGCATCTTGATGTCCCCAACGGCTTTTTTACAACGACCTTATCGCTGGTTGCAAGCAATTTCTCACTACAAAGGTACTACTAGTGGTAGTCCTAACTTTGCTTATGAATTGTGCATTCAAAAGATTACCCCTGAACAAAAACAAACCCTTGATTTAAGTAGTTGGAGTGTTGCTTTTAATGGGGCTGAACCCATCCGCCAAGATACATTAGAACGGTTTGCAGATGCTTTTGCAGAGTGTGGCTTTCGTCCTGAAGCATTTTACCCCTGTTACGGGATGGCAGAAGCAACCCTAATGATTTCTGGCGGGATTAAGAAAGTTTCACCTCCTTGTAAAACAGTTGTAAAGTCGGCACTTTCTAGAAACCAGGTTGTTGAAGCAAATACTGAGAGCGAAGATATTCAAAGTTTTGTAGGTTGTGGTCAAACTTTACCACAACAACAAATTGCGATCGCACACCCAGATACTCTTACCCGTTGTCAACCTGACGAAGTTGGAGAAATTTGGGTATCAGGCCCTAGTGTTGGACAAGGTTATTGGCATCGCCAAGAAGAGACAGAGCAAATATTCCACGCCTATCTTCAGGATACAGCATCAGGGCCATTTTTACGGACTGGTGACTTAGGCTTTTTGCACAATGGAGAACTCTTCATTACAGGTAGAGCCAAAGATTTGATTATCATCAGAGGTCGTAATCTTTACCCACAAGACATTGAACTAACTACAGAACGCAGTCATTCATCATTGCGGTTAGGTAGCTGTGCAGCTTTTGCAGTAGAAGTTGCCCATGAAGAACGGCTAGTAGTGGTACAGGAACTGGAGTTTCGCGCCAAACCCAATTTTGAAGAAGTTACTGCCACAATTCGTCAGGCGATCGCAGAAGTATATGATGTGCAAGTATATGCAGTAGTACTAATCAAACCAGGTAGTATTCCCAAGACTTCTAGCGGCAAAATTCAACGCCGAGCAACAAAAGCTAATTTTTTGGCTAACAAGCTGGAAGTTATCAGCCAAAGTATTTTGGATAGTGCAGATGACCTTGAGAATGAAACGAATCTGAGTCGTGAAGCAATTATGGCAACAGCACCAGATGCACGCCTACCATTGCTGATATCTTACTTACAAAAACAAATTGCTCAGATATTAAAAGTTGCAGTTTCCCAAGTGAAGCCAGAACAATCACTAAATACCTTGGGACTAGATTCCTTAATAGTCTTCGATTTAAAAAATCGCATTCAGGTAGACTTTGGGGTAACAATATCCATCGAAGATTTTTTCCAAGATGTTAGTGTACTTCTGCTGGCAATGCAAATACTTCCTCAATTAACAACGACAAAACCTTCAGAACCACCGTTACAGCCAATTCCTCGGAATCAAGAACTACCCCTATGTCTGTCCCAAGAACGTTTATGGTTCCTTAACCAATTAGAACCTCATAACCCCTTCTACAATGTTCCCATTGCAGTATGTTTAACTGGAAAGCTGCATCGGGCAATATTAGAACAAAGTCTTAACGAAGTTGTGCAGCGTCATGAAGCCTTGCGAACTAGCTTTTCAGATGTCAAAGGGCGACCAGTTCAGGTGATTACCCCAAATGTGAAGTTGACACTACCAGTTTGGGAATTACCAGAAGCAACTGTGGATGAAGCTTTGCATGTCGCCACCGAGTTAGCGCAAAAACCCTTTGATTTATCACAGCCGCCACTACTGCGAGTTCAACTTCTGTATCTAAAACCAGAGGAGCATATATTGCTCTTGACCATGCACCACATTATTGCGGATGGTTGGTCTATTGGTATTCTAATTCAAGAACTAGCAGAGGTTTACCAAGCTATTTCTCATAGCTTACCTTTAACACTTCCTGAACTTCCTATCCAGTACGCAGACTTTGCTGATTGGCAGAGAAAATGGCTGCAAGGAGGGATTCTTCATGCTCAACTTGATTACTGGAAACAGCAGTTAAGCGGTAATCTATCAGTACTGCAACTGACTACAGACAGACCACGACCAACTATACAAACCTTCACTGGGAAAAAGCAATTTCTAGCATTTCCTAAAGCTCTAAGTGAAGCAGTAAAAGAATTAAATCAGCGAGAGGGTGTTACTCAATTTATGACACTCATCGCAGTATTTAAGACGTTATTATATTGCTATACAAACCAACAAGAAATTTTAGTTGGTTCGCCTGTTGCAGGTCGCACTAGAGCAGAAACTCAAGGGCTAATAGGATTTTTTATCAATACCCTCGTGCTGCGTACCAATTTATCGGGTAATCCGAGTTTTCGGACGTTGTTAGCGCGAGTCCGCGAAGTGGCTTTGGGCGCTTACGCTCATCAAGAATTGCCCTTTGAAAAGTTAGTTGAAGAATTACAACCGGAGAGGGACTTAAGCCACAATCCGCTTTTCCAAGTGATGTTTATTCTGCAAAATGCTCCCATTCCATCTATAGAGCTTCCAGAGCTAACTCTACATCCTTTAGAGGTTGATAGCGGCACATCCAAGTTTGATTTGAAATTTAGCATTTGGGAAAGTATAGAAGGTTTTAAAGGTTCATTGGAGTACAAAACAGAATTGTTTGATGCCATCACTATTACGCGAATGATTAAAGATTTTGAAATACTTCTATGCAACATTATTGAACAACCAGACATCAGACTGAATGAGTTAGCTGAAATTCTCATTATCTCTGATAAAGAACAACAGCAAATTAAAGAACAAGAACTTGAATGCACTTCCTTAGAAAAGCTTAAAATGACTAAACGCAAGTCTATTTCCATAGCATAA
- a CDS encoding TonB-dependent siderophore receptor encodes MKLKKLLPYLLLTSSLNVLIATTARSEEVGIGVSEHPKSTPTDANSNQSFTVEPIKEIQRISELVHPAKSAEILRQAPQLSQGDATKIVPVSSVKANPTAKGVEVILQTSLGEKLQLVNRSSGNNFITDIPNAQLRLANGDAFTFRSERPVAGINEITVTNFDANTIRVTVIGDASVPAVELFDSPDEGLIFSVASTASSTSQGQQTQTPQKPEPRQTEPNQPSAPSNEPIEIVVTGEQDGYSAPEASTGTRTDTPLRDIPQSIQVIPQQVIKDQGITRISDAVRNVSGAAIQSGYGNLIGDVNLRGFTSNVLRDGFITAPFFTDGANIDRVEVLKGPASVLYGQAAPGGIVNYITKQPLNEPYYSAEFTVGSYDFYKPTLDLSGPLTGDKRLLYRLNISNEDSRSYRDFIDNRIFFISPAFTYKISDATTLNFAYEYLDAKLGFDRGFSPFPAFSNLPRNRNLGDTNDYQIIQVHRFNVTLDQQLSDNLRLRSGFTGRFEYLDGAYANFYSDVDADGRTLDRSLGGGVSYNDSLTLQTDLIGKFKTGSIAHQLLFGFELNRATSRNIGISLTNDEFPSIDIFNPINSSLPPYVLDTAGPASVQNTEGIYLQDQVTLLPNLKLLLGGRYDFINNNAVSTVFYDEAFSPRVGIVYQPIEPISLYASYSKSFEPNDAQRVNGSFIDPSHSTQYEVGVKAELFDKRLSATLAAYDITKTNIATVDPQNPNYSIPVGEVKSRGIELDIAGQISPGWKVIASGYLNDAYVSEDTDSTIIGQRFANAPYHGASLWTTYEIQRGDLQGLQFGAGLFFVGSRIANQSDDPYTLPSYVRTDASISYKRDRWRAALNFKNIFNTNYSETNGYLIFPQAPFTLQGTISVSF; translated from the coding sequence ATGAAACTGAAAAAATTGCTTCCCTACCTGTTATTAACAAGCTCTTTGAATGTCTTGATCGCAACTACTGCCAGAAGTGAAGAAGTAGGGATAGGTGTATCAGAGCATCCGAAATCAACTCCAACAGATGCTAATTCCAATCAATCATTCACCGTCGAACCCATCAAAGAGATTCAGCGAATCAGTGAACTAGTACATCCTGCCAAAAGTGCAGAGATACTTCGACAAGCGCCACAACTCAGTCAAGGGGATGCAACAAAAATCGTCCCGGTGAGTTCAGTTAAGGCTAATCCCACTGCTAAGGGTGTGGAAGTAATTTTACAGACTTCCCTTGGTGAAAAATTACAACTGGTAAATCGCAGTTCGGGCAATAATTTTATCACTGACATTCCCAACGCCCAACTACGTCTAGCTAATGGCGATGCATTCACATTTCGCTCGGAACGGCCAGTTGCAGGGATTAACGAAATCACGGTGACAAACTTTGATGCCAATACTATCCGAGTAACGGTGATTGGTGATGCGAGTGTACCTGCTGTAGAGTTGTTTGACAGTCCTGACGAGGGTTTGATTTTTAGTGTGGCTAGTACAGCTTCTTCCACGTCGCAGGGACAACAAACGCAAACCCCACAAAAGCCTGAACCAAGACAAACTGAGCCAAATCAACCTTCTGCGCCGAGTAATGAGCCGATTGAAATAGTAGTGACGGGTGAACAAGATGGATATAGTGCACCGGAAGCATCAACTGGAACCAGAACCGACACTCCACTGCGCGATATTCCTCAGTCCATTCAGGTGATTCCCCAACAAGTGATCAAGGATCAGGGAATCACGCGGATTTCAGATGCTGTTCGCAATGTCTCTGGTGCAGCAATCCAATCAGGCTATGGCAACCTCATTGGCGATGTTAACCTGCGCGGTTTTACAAGTAATGTATTAAGAGATGGATTTATAACTGCGCCTTTCTTTACTGATGGTGCGAATATTGACCGAGTGGAAGTGTTGAAAGGCCCAGCATCAGTGTTGTACGGGCAGGCTGCACCGGGAGGTATAGTAAATTACATCACAAAACAACCCTTGAACGAACCCTACTATTCAGCTGAGTTTACCGTGGGCAGCTACGATTTTTACAAGCCTACACTCGATCTGTCAGGGCCACTGACTGGAGACAAACGATTGTTGTATCGGTTGAATATTTCCAATGAAGATTCTCGCAGTTATCGGGATTTCATTGACAATAGAATTTTCTTTATATCTCCAGCTTTCACTTACAAGATTAGTGATGCGACAACCCTAAACTTCGCCTATGAATATCTTGATGCAAAGCTTGGGTTCGACCGAGGCTTTTCGCCTTTTCCCGCCTTTTCTAACTTGCCCAGAAATCGTAATTTGGGCGACACTAATGATTATCAAATTATTCAAGTGCATCGTTTCAATGTAACACTAGACCAACAGTTAAGTGATAATTTACGACTGAGGAGTGGATTTACTGGGCGATTTGAGTACTTAGATGGTGCATATGCTAATTTTTATAGTGACGTAGACGCAGATGGTCGAACTTTAGACCGTAGTTTAGGGGGGGGTGTAAGTTATAACGATAGTTTAACGCTGCAAACAGATTTGATTGGTAAATTCAAAACGGGTTCTATCGCTCACCAACTGCTGTTTGGGTTTGAATTGAATCGAGCGACTAGTCGGAATATAGGCATAAGCTTAACTAATGATGAGTTTCCTTCAATAGACATTTTTAATCCGATTAATAGCTCGCTTCCTCCATATGTTTTAGATACTGCTGGGCCAGCTTCAGTCCAGAATACGGAGGGAATTTATCTACAAGACCAAGTGACATTACTGCCAAATCTGAAATTGCTTCTAGGTGGCAGATACGACTTTATCAACAACAACGCCGTTTCTACCGTTTTTTACGATGAAGCCTTTTCCCCGCGTGTGGGGATTGTTTATCAACCGATAGAACCGATCTCGCTGTATGCCAGTTACAGTAAGTCGTTTGAACCAAACGATGCCCAGAGAGTAAACGGTTCGTTCATAGATCCTTCTCACAGTACACAGTATGAGGTGGGCGTTAAAGCTGAACTTTTTGATAAACGACTTTCCGCAACGTTAGCCGCCTATGACATTACCAAAACCAACATTGCTACCGTAGATCCTCAAAATCCGAATTATTCAATTCCCGTTGGAGAGGTTAAAAGTCGAGGTATCGAACTAGATATTGCCGGACAGATTTCACCTGGTTGGAAAGTGATAGCTTCTGGTTATTTAAATGATGCCTATGTCAGCGAAGATACTGATTCCACAATCATAGGTCAGCGTTTTGCAAATGCACCCTATCATGGCGCTAGTCTGTGGACAACCTACGAAATTCAACGCGGTGATTTGCAAGGATTACAGTTTGGTGCGGGGTTGTTTTTTGTAGGCTCGCGCATTGCTAATCAGTCAGATGATCCCTATACCCTTCCTTCCTATGTCAGAACCGATGCTTCGATCTCTTACAAACGCGATCGCTGGCGAGCGGCGCTCAACTTTAAGAACATTTTCAATACCAATTATTCCGAAACAAACGGCTACCTAATCTTCCCCCAAGCACCGTTTACACTTCAGGGCACAATTTCAGTGAGTTTTTGA
- a CDS encoding PepSY-associated TM helix domain-containing protein: MNYKKLRNFVFTLHRYIGLAVGLIAIIVGLTGSLLVFHSEIDNFDQHLQSGIITPQGKQLPVEVVLNNVKKIYADQLGVKFQRFYLPTKPNESMTVILKTKEIDWLPIYVNPYTGAILNSKTSLIQKMFFDVIYPLHYALLGGDIGLKFVGVIGLLITVLSITGILLWPGWRRLISGFKIKWNAHPKRVNFDIHKVAGFITVVFLIFTFFTGFCWNFSEFVNPIIYAITFSKPQPNLVSVPIAGKSPLGLTDQLKTAQAALPDASLSRIYFPGQPEEILAFSFKLKEDYSDVSLDQYSGKVLQVSSSLKVSLGDRILNSFSPLHYGTFGGLSTRILYVFVGFSPLILFITGFVMYRHRYQEKSVRHN, translated from the coding sequence ATGAACTATAAAAAACTACGTAACTTCGTATTTACTCTGCACCGCTACATTGGTTTAGCGGTGGGATTAATTGCAATTATTGTCGGCTTGACTGGTAGTTTATTGGTCTTCCACTCAGAAATTGACAACTTTGATCAGCACCTCCAATCTGGTATCATTACACCTCAAGGAAAACAACTACCAGTTGAGGTTGTGTTAAACAATGTCAAAAAGATATATGCCGATCAACTAGGTGTAAAATTCCAGAGGTTTTACCTACCCACAAAGCCCAATGAGTCGATGACTGTCATCCTGAAAACAAAGGAAATTGACTGGCTCCCAATCTACGTTAACCCATATACAGGAGCAATTCTCAACTCGAAGACAAGCTTAATCCAAAAGATGTTTTTTGACGTTATCTATCCACTGCACTATGCCCTTTTAGGGGGTGACATTGGACTTAAGTTTGTTGGCGTTATTGGGTTATTGATCACCGTCTTGAGCATTACAGGTATTCTCCTCTGGCCAGGTTGGCGCAGGTTAATTTCCGGCTTCAAAATTAAGTGGAATGCCCATCCCAAGCGAGTTAACTTTGATATTCACAAAGTTGCTGGCTTTATTACAGTAGTATTTCTAATATTTACATTTTTTACGGGGTTTTGCTGGAATTTCTCTGAGTTTGTTAACCCCATAATCTATGCTATTACCTTCAGCAAGCCGCAACCCAATCTGGTATCTGTTCCCATTGCGGGAAAGTCTCCACTAGGACTTACAGACCAATTAAAAACGGCTCAAGCTGCTTTACCAGATGCATCGCTGTCGAGAATTTACTTTCCAGGTCAACCAGAAGAAATCTTAGCGTTTAGCTTTAAGCTAAAGGAAGACTATAGCGATGTTTCTCTTGACCAATACAGCGGTAAGGTTCTACAAGTGAGTAGTTCTTTAAAGGTGTCATTAGGCGATCGCATCCTCAATTCCTTTAGTCCCCTGCACTACGGTACATTTGGTGGTTTATCCACCCGAATTCTCTACGTGTTTGTTGGCTTTTCACCCTTGATTTTATTTATCACTGGCTTTGTCATGTACCGACATCGCTACCAGGAAAAATCTGTCCGCCACAATTAG
- a CDS encoding class I SAM-dependent methyltransferase, with the protein MSYFTYIGTELVLFAQATNWKNYVRILLKEYIKGDVLEVGAGIGTNTHLLCHSDYRTWLCLEPDTMLLNSLKYSININGITNCSVLNGTIDLLNKEQLFDSILYIDVLEHIDNDKEEVIKAFQHLKINGNLIILSPAHQWLFTPFDSAVGHYHRYSTSTLKAVLPDDIEIIKLGYLDCIGLLASLGNKLILKQSQATIKQITIWDKFMVPLSRIFDKILGYRFGKSILLIGRKKFL; encoded by the coding sequence ATGAGTTACTTCACATATATTGGGACAGAGTTAGTTCTGTTTGCACAAGCTACGAATTGGAAAAACTATGTAAGAATCTTACTAAAAGAATACATTAAAGGTGATGTCTTAGAAGTTGGGGCAGGAATAGGAACCAATACGCATTTACTTTGTCATTCTGATTATAGAACTTGGTTATGTTTAGAGCCAGATACTATGCTTTTAAATTCTCTAAAATACTCGATTAATATAAATGGTATAACTAACTGTTCTGTCCTTAACGGAACAATTGATTTATTGAACAAAGAGCAACTATTTGATTCAATTCTATATATAGATGTTTTAGAGCATATTGACAATGATAAAGAAGAAGTTATAAAAGCTTTTCAACATCTCAAGATTAATGGAAACTTAATTATTTTAAGTCCAGCCCACCAATGGTTATTTACTCCTTTTGATTCAGCCGTTGGTCATTACCATCGCTACAGTACATCAACACTAAAGGCGGTCTTACCAGATGATATAGAAATCATCAAGCTTGGCTATTTAGATTGCATAGGTTTACTAGCTAGTTTGGGTAACAAACTTATTCTTAAACAAAGTCAAGCGACCATAAAACAAATTACTATTTGGGATAAATTTATGGTTCCTCTATCCAGAATATTTGACAAAATATTAGGATACAGATTCGGAAAGTCTATTCTTCTCATTGGAAGAAAAAAGTTTTTGTGA
- a CDS encoding glycosyltransferase, with the protein MLRLAQKHEFFRHKQLLNNNLKNRRNLVIVIPSFNDWLALEKLLQLIDNISLPEGTYIEVVIVDDFSTISIPESLNHQEHHHIQAVNILRLRRNVGHQRAIAVGLCYVYKNFNCDFVVVMDGDGEDNPFEIEHLLNISDQTGNNKIIFARRSKRSENCTFKFFYFIYKNLYKLLVGTEISVGNFSLLPASLVKNVVVISEIWNHYSSGIYRSRIPYLEVNVPRAKRLAGQPKMNLVSLVTHGLSSIAVNGDIVGTKLLLIIIILLILCLLILCSVFIIRVSTDWAIPGWATYVCSFLILFLVQLILTGTVFSMIILSSRNHYNFIPVRDYKYYVDAFFQLKP; encoded by the coding sequence ATGCTAAGATTGGCTCAAAAACATGAATTTTTTCGTCATAAACAGTTACTCAATAATAACTTAAAAAATCGGAGAAATTTAGTAATTGTCATTCCTTCATTTAATGACTGGCTGGCATTAGAAAAGCTTTTACAACTCATTGATAATATTTCTCTTCCTGAAGGAACTTATATAGAAGTTGTTATTGTTGATGATTTTTCAACAATATCTATTCCTGAATCATTGAATCATCAAGAACATCATCACATTCAAGCGGTTAACATCCTTCGACTTCGCCGCAACGTTGGTCATCAGCGAGCTATAGCAGTTGGTTTGTGCTATGTATATAAGAACTTTAACTGCGATTTTGTTGTTGTGATGGACGGTGATGGAGAAGACAATCCCTTTGAGATAGAGCATCTCCTGAATATATCAGATCAAACAGGTAACAATAAAATAATATTTGCTCGACGTAGTAAGCGCTCTGAAAATTGTACGTTTAAGTTTTTCTATTTCATTTACAAAAATCTTTATAAACTTCTAGTGGGAACTGAAATTAGCGTCGGTAATTTCAGTTTATTACCAGCTTCTTTAGTAAAAAATGTAGTAGTAATATCAGAAATTTGGAATCATTACTCATCAGGAATTTATCGTTCTCGAATTCCCTATCTTGAAGTAAATGTACCTCGCGCAAAACGACTAGCTGGACAACCTAAAATGAATTTAGTCTCGCTTGTAACTCATGGTTTGAGTTCTATTGCAGTGAACGGAGATATTGTCGGAACTAAACTATTATTAATTATTATAATTTTATTAATTCTTTGTTTACTAATCTTATGTTCAGTTTTTATAATTAGAGTTTCTACAGATTGGGCAATACCAGGTTGGGCTACCTACGTTTGTAGTTTTTTAATTCTTTTTCTAGTACAACTTATTTTAACTGGAACTGTTTTTAGTATGATAATTCTATCATCACGCAATCATTACAATTTTATTCCAGTTCGTGACTATAAATATTATGTTGATGCCTTTTTTCAATTAAAGCCATGA